Proteins from one Candidatus Rokuibacteriota bacterium genomic window:
- a CDS encoding ABC transporter substrate-binding protein produces LGKTIPEGLWSASHGYWFEHPDTQRNREFVGRFVKRWGEYPHVTAHDTYAAVYVYKKAVEKARTTDADAVVAALEGLEFETPAYKSVIRKEDHQAIRDVPWGVTKRTDKLPFGVHLTEIKDTPGHLIAQPVEEVLKLRTKG; encoded by the coding sequence CTGGGGAAGACCATCCCCGAGGGCCTCTGGTCTGCCTCCCACGGGTATTGGTTCGAGCATCCTGACACGCAAAGGAACAGGGAGTTCGTCGGCCGCTTCGTTAAGCGGTGGGGGGAGTATCCTCACGTGACGGCTCATGACACCTACGCCGCTGTCTACGTGTACAAGAAGGCCGTGGAGAAGGCGAGGACGACGGACGCCGACGCTGTGGTCGCCGCGTTGGAAGGGCTCGAGTTCGAGACCCCTGCCTACAAGTCGGTTATCCGGAAGGAGGACCACCAGGCCATTCGAGATGTGCCGTGGGGCGTGACCAAGCGGACCGACAAGCTCCCATTCGGAGTCCACTTAACCGAGATCAAGGACACGCCGGGGCATCTCATCGCCCAACCCGTGGAGGAGGTTCTGAAGCTGCGGACGAAAGGTTAG